In Pseudomonas putida, a genomic segment contains:
- a CDS encoding ABC transporter substrate-binding protein: MCLVPCGSALALDLTANEQAGKRLYREGVSSSDVQLQARVGASDMRVPASVLPCGSCHGNDGRGRAEGGVRPPSLDWRRLASGQGERQANGRSYPAYRDSTLARAIQQGVDPSGNRLDPAMPRFELTLADQRNLTAYLKRLADERDPGVEDGVLRLGTLLPSQGPLAGAGQVVRAVLEDSLAQLNQQGGIHGRQLQLVVLDPGDSPASAEQALNRLIDDQQAFALVAPIAPMLDARLATVLERQEVPLVGSAPQGPGSTQIFDPMPALPTQLLSLAAYAREGLGLPPQGLRVVYAGVEQADQAEQVRMALQAQGWSVPPVEAFNGQASEGQGIVFLGHAQAFAELAASLQSAGRQPYLLAASSQVAAALPGLAQQWSQRVLLAYPYVPGDWSEQGLASLAAVQQRQGLDRRQAVLQVNTLCALRLLTEALKQIGRDASRERLVAALEALHDIDTGLTPVLGFGPGRREGLAGAHVVSVSLPGPSFTSVTPYRPLPDAR; encoded by the coding sequence ATGTGTCTCGTACCTTGCGGCTCGGCCTTGGCCCTGGATCTGACCGCTAACGAGCAGGCCGGCAAACGTTTGTACCGCGAAGGCGTTTCCAGCAGCGACGTGCAGCTGCAGGCCCGCGTAGGCGCCAGCGACATGCGCGTACCAGCCTCGGTGCTGCCATGCGGCAGTTGCCACGGCAACGATGGCCGCGGTCGGGCCGAGGGCGGCGTGCGCCCGCCCAGCCTCGATTGGCGACGCCTGGCGTCGGGGCAAGGAGAGCGCCAGGCCAATGGCCGCAGCTATCCAGCCTATCGCGACAGCACGTTGGCCCGCGCCATCCAGCAAGGCGTCGATCCTTCCGGCAACCGCCTGGATCCGGCCATGCCCCGGTTCGAGTTGACCCTGGCCGACCAGCGCAACCTCACCGCCTACCTCAAGCGCCTGGCCGACGAGCGCGACCCTGGCGTGGAGGACGGCGTGCTGCGCCTGGGCACGCTGCTACCCAGCCAGGGGCCGTTGGCCGGAGCCGGGCAGGTGGTGCGGGCGGTGCTGGAAGACAGTCTGGCACAACTCAACCAGCAGGGCGGCATCCATGGGCGTCAGCTGCAATTGGTGGTACTCGATCCCGGCGACTCCCCAGCCAGCGCCGAACAGGCCTTGAATCGCCTGATCGACGACCAGCAGGCGTTCGCCCTGGTGGCGCCGATCGCCCCAATGCTCGACGCTCGCCTTGCCACGGTGCTGGAGCGTCAGGAAGTGCCCCTGGTCGGCAGTGCCCCGCAAGGCCCTGGCAGCACGCAGATCTTCGACCCCATGCCGGCGCTGCCCACCCAGCTGCTGAGCTTGGCTGCCTACGCCCGCGAGGGGCTGGGGCTGCCCCCGCAGGGACTGCGTGTGGTGTATGCGGGCGTCGAGCAGGCCGACCAGGCGGAACAGGTACGCATGGCCTTGCAAGCTCAGGGCTGGTCGGTACCGCCGGTCGAAGCGTTCAACGGTCAGGCCAGCGAGGGGCAGGGCATCGTCTTCCTTGGGCATGCCCAGGCATTCGCCGAACTGGCGGCGAGCTTGCAGTCGGCAGGGCGCCAGCCTTACCTGCTGGCCGCCTCCAGCCAGGTGGCAGCGGCGTTGCCGGGGCTCGCGCAGCAATGGTCGCAGCGGGTCTTGCTGGCGTACCCCTACGTGCCCGGCGACTGGAGCGAGCAGGGGCTGGCGAGCCTGGCCGCCGTGCAACAACGCCAGGGGCTGGACCGGCGCCAGGCCGTGTTGCAGGTCAACACCTTGTGCGCCCTGCGCCTGCTGACCGAAGCGCTCAAGCAGATCGGGCGAGATGCCAGTCGTGAACGCCTGGTGGCTGCGCTCGAAGCCCTGCACGACATCGACACCGGGCTTACCCCGGTGCTGGGCTTCGGCCCCGGTCGCCGCGAGGGGTTGGCCGGCGCCCATGTCGTGAGCGTGTCGCTGCCAGGGCCGAGTTTCACTTCCGTTACCCCGTACCGGCCCTTGCCGGATGCCCGTTGA
- a CDS encoding SurA N-terminal domain-containing protein — MRMVMLCLLLVLAKVGFANEVAAARVNGVEIGLLRLERYLSEYLDAQGRALGSIRNPTLYKRLRDQALDELIDKELLWQEAQRRGIAISDEQVSAQVGELEATFGSPAIFEQRLAQAGFTRAEYADYTRHELAAQQVYAQLSEVAEPTQADVEAFYQANRDRLQGMQNQSDSASVITEQGLVLARAALIGQLQGQARHAVRQRLRESAKVEIAN; from the coding sequence ATGCGTATGGTGATGCTGTGCCTGTTGTTGGTGCTGGCCAAGGTCGGGTTCGCCAATGAAGTGGCTGCGGCGCGGGTCAACGGCGTGGAAATCGGCCTGCTGCGCCTGGAACGCTACCTCAGCGAATACCTCGATGCCCAGGGGCGGGCATTGGGTAGCATCCGCAATCCGACGCTGTACAAGCGCCTGCGCGACCAGGCCCTGGACGAGCTGATCGATAAAGAGCTGCTGTGGCAGGAGGCCCAGCGCCGCGGCATCGCCATCAGCGACGAGCAGGTCTCGGCCCAGGTCGGCGAGCTCGAAGCCACCTTCGGTAGCCCGGCGATCTTCGAGCAAAGACTGGCGCAAGCAGGCTTCACTCGTGCAGAGTACGCTGACTACACCCGCCACGAGCTGGCTGCCCAGCAGGTCTATGCGCAGCTCAGCGAGGTGGCCGAACCTACCCAGGCGGATGTCGAAGCCTTCTATCAGGCCAATCGCGACAGGTTGCAAGGAATGCAGAACCAAAGTGATAGCGCTTCTGTCATAACAGAACAGGGTCTGGTCTTGGCCAGGGCCGCGCTCATCGGCCAATTGCAAGGGCAGGCGCGCCATGCCGTGCGCCAACGTTTGCGTGAATCCGCTAAAGTGGAAATCGCTAATTGA
- a CDS encoding SCO family protein, protein MNTKPACKLLSLSLTLPLVLSAQLALAHAGHEHNGGAPQPPALHQEKASVRFADVSLLDQDGMPVRLEKDLVGDRLVVMGFIYTSCTTVCPVVSSIMGKVQQQLGGRVGDDVQLVSISVDPQRDDAKRLQAYAKTFQHGPGWHWLTGSPYAITETLKGLGSFSADLSQHPPLILVGDGRSGHWTRYYGFTDPAVLVEEINRLSARRVHAKSTAIADHQEVQP, encoded by the coding sequence ATGAACACCAAGCCTGCTTGCAAGCTGTTGTCCCTGAGCCTGACCTTGCCCCTGGTGCTGTCCGCCCAGTTGGCCTTGGCCCATGCCGGGCACGAGCACAACGGCGGCGCGCCGCAGCCGCCGGCGCTTCACCAGGAAAAGGCCAGCGTGCGCTTCGCCGATGTCTCTCTGCTCGACCAGGACGGCATGCCGGTACGCCTGGAAAAGGATCTGGTCGGCGACCGGCTGGTGGTCATGGGCTTCATCTACACCAGCTGCACCACGGTATGCCCGGTGGTTTCCTCGATCATGGGCAAGGTCCAGCAGCAACTGGGCGGTCGCGTGGGTGACGACGTGCAACTGGTATCGATCAGCGTCGACCCGCAGCGCGACGACGCCAAGCGCCTGCAGGCCTATGCCAAGACGTTCCAGCACGGGCCGGGTTGGCACTGGCTGACCGGCTCGCCCTATGCCATCACCGAGACCCTCAAAGGGCTCGGCAGCTTCAGCGCCGACCTCAGCCAGCATCCGCCGCTGATCCTGGTCGGTGATGGCCGCAGTGGCCACTGGACCCGCTACTACGGCTTTACCGACCCGGCAGTGCTGGTCGAGGAGATCAACCGCCTCAGCGCCCGTCGGGTACACGCCAAGAGCACCGCCATTGCCGATCATCAAGAGGTGCAGCCATGA
- a CDS encoding cytochrome D1 domain-containing protein produces MNKKTRPAYLGMLLGVALIGLGVAYEKLWCDPRELLQEPEDPQALHRLSRDGLTVEFEARPLSGEVLREGDFANIRFKVTDQASGQPLSGMAPGAWIDPAQSAPPGGSRDQSCKARVALFLKSSIGARPLLDLNGYFLLVLNKDASLTVIDPTVSVGGITSTLARIELPGPPMDWVATSDDKQVFVSIPERGKIAVIDTETFTRVADLDAGAHPLRVALQPDQHRLWVGNNSNDPAKSGVTVIDVPGRTMLKSFATGSGHHEIAFSGDSRYAFVSNRDSGTLSIIDIPEMRLLKSVPVGPHPLSVAYSALSEAVYVADGREGTVRVFDARSHQLRHIVKAEQGLGPMRFSSDGRYGIVLNTLENQALVIDASTDRVIHRIPVSAEPYQLTFTKGYAYVRGLASPKVSMINLGSLGEGRQPIVQGFEAGPAAPRQAGDLPLAQGLSVSRDDNSVFVVNPVDNTTYFYAEGMNAPMSGYNNRGHQARAAIVVDRSLRELAPGVYGSTVKMPAAGAFDVAFLLNQPQIIHCFSTEVAVAPGAARRRGGHAEFIGLDKPLPQHSTFTARVRIVGDDGKPRAGLRDLHLRYFLAPSSMPRELPLEEVEAGIYQAALTLPDPGAWYLHVQSPSLGRKFAEENYTSLRVLPAAATSARGAVPSEIRSVR; encoded by the coding sequence ATGAACAAGAAGACTCGCCCGGCGTACCTGGGGATGCTGTTGGGAGTAGCGCTGATCGGCCTTGGGGTGGCATATGAGAAGCTCTGGTGCGACCCGCGCGAGCTGTTGCAGGAGCCTGAGGATCCCCAGGCCCTGCACCGGCTCAGCCGGGATGGGCTGACCGTGGAGTTCGAGGCCCGGCCACTGAGCGGCGAGGTGTTGCGCGAGGGGGATTTCGCCAACATCCGCTTCAAGGTCACCGACCAGGCCAGCGGCCAGCCGCTGTCGGGCATGGCGCCGGGGGCCTGGATCGACCCGGCGCAGTCGGCGCCGCCAGGGGGCTCACGCGACCAGAGCTGCAAGGCCCGTGTCGCGTTGTTTCTCAAGAGCAGCATCGGCGCCCGGCCATTGCTCGATCTCAACGGCTACTTCCTGCTGGTGCTGAACAAGGACGCCAGCCTGACGGTGATCGACCCGACGGTATCGGTGGGGGGCATCACCAGCACCCTGGCGCGCATCGAACTGCCTGGCCCGCCGATGGACTGGGTGGCCACCAGCGACGACAAGCAGGTCTTCGTGTCGATTCCCGAACGCGGCAAGATCGCGGTGATCGATACCGAGACCTTCACCCGCGTGGCCGACCTTGACGCCGGTGCACACCCGCTGCGCGTCGCCCTGCAGCCGGACCAGCACCGGCTGTGGGTCGGCAACAACAGCAACGATCCGGCCAAGAGCGGGGTGACGGTGATCGACGTTCCTGGGCGCACCATGCTCAAGAGCTTCGCCACCGGCAGCGGGCATCACGAAATCGCCTTTAGCGGCGACTCGCGCTATGCCTTCGTCAGCAACCGCGACAGCGGCACCTTGAGCATCATCGATATCCCCGAGATGCGCTTGCTCAAGTCCGTACCGGTGGGGCCGCACCCATTGTCGGTGGCCTACTCGGCACTGTCGGAGGCTGTGTACGTGGCCGATGGCCGGGAGGGCACGGTGCGGGTGTTCGATGCCCGCAGCCACCAGCTGCGGCATATCGTCAAGGCCGAGCAGGGGTTGGGGCCGATGCGATTCAGCAGCGACGGACGCTACGGCATCGTGCTCAATACCCTGGAAAACCAGGCCCTGGTCATCGATGCCAGTACCGATCGGGTAATCCATCGCATTCCGGTGTCTGCCGAGCCGTATCAACTGACCTTCACCAAGGGCTATGCCTACGTGCGTGGCCTGGCTTCGCCCAAGGTCAGCATGATCAACCTGGGCAGTCTCGGTGAAGGTCGCCAGCCGATCGTCCAAGGTTTCGAGGCCGGCCCCGCCGCACCGCGCCAGGCCGGTGACCTGCCGTTGGCCCAGGGGTTGTCGGTATCGCGCGACGACAATTCGGTGTTCGTGGTCAACCCGGTGGACAACACCACCTACTTCTACGCCGAAGGCATGAACGCGCCGATGTCCGGTTACAACAACCGTGGCCATCAGGCGCGGGCGGCGATCGTCGTCGACCGCAGCCTGCGCGAGCTGGCACCGGGGGTGTATGGCTCGACGGTGAAGATGCCGGCTGCAGGCGCCTTCGACGTCGCGTTCCTGCTCAACCAGCCGCAGATCATCCACTGCTTCAGTACCGAGGTGGCCGTGGCCCCCGGTGCGGCCAGGCGGCGAGGCGGGCACGCCGAGTTCATCGGCCTGGACAAACCACTGCCGCAGCACAGCACGTTCACCGCCCGGGTGCGGATCGTCGGCGACGACGGCAAGCCGCGTGCGGGCCTGCGTGACCTGCACTTGCGTTATTTCCTGGCGCCGTCGTCGATGCCACGCGAATTGCCGCTGGAGGAAGTGGAGGCAGGCATCTATCAGGCCGCCTTGACCCTGCCCGACCCTGGCGCCTGGTACCTGCACGTGCAGTCGCCCTCGCTGGGGCGCAAGTTCGCCGAAGAAAACTACACCAGCCTGCGCGTCCTGCCGGCCGCTGCCACCAGCGCCCGAGGCGCTGTCCCAAGTGAAATCAGGAGTGTGCGATGA
- a CDS encoding SCO family protein, whose protein sequence is MNSATRHTTMRSADWLALVACLWILSSVAFAHEGHAPQAEPNPQPAPPAITSGGGTHDAQAWFTDTLLKDQNGRELRFYSDVLKDKVVMLNVIFTHCTDACPLITRKLREVREAMGEELAAQVIFVSISSDPLNDTPAVLKAFAEKQGVDGPNWLFLTGDKANVDLVLGRLGQFLPSPEQHSTQLIAGDVAGKRWSKIRPDAPPVAIAQRMQLLAQPLAGR, encoded by the coding sequence ATGAACAGCGCGACCCGCCATACCACGATGCGCAGCGCCGACTGGCTGGCCTTGGTGGCCTGCCTGTGGATTCTCAGCTCGGTGGCGTTCGCCCATGAAGGCCATGCTCCGCAAGCCGAGCCCAACCCGCAACCGGCCCCCCCGGCAATCACCAGTGGTGGCGGCACCCACGATGCCCAGGCCTGGTTCACCGACACGTTGCTCAAGGACCAGAACGGTCGCGAGCTGCGATTCTACAGCGACGTGCTCAAGGACAAGGTGGTGATGCTCAACGTGATCTTCACCCACTGTACCGACGCTTGCCCACTGATTACCCGCAAGCTGCGTGAGGTGCGCGAGGCGATGGGCGAGGAACTGGCGGCCCAGGTGATCTTCGTGTCGATCAGCAGCGATCCGCTCAACGACACGCCAGCGGTGCTCAAGGCGTTTGCCGAGAAGCAGGGCGTCGATGGGCCCAATTGGCTGTTCCTTACGGGTGACAAGGCCAATGTCGATCTGGTGCTGGGCCGCCTTGGCCAGTTCCTGCCAAGCCCCGAGCAGCACTCGACCCAGCTGATTGCCGGCGATGTGGCGGGCAAACGCTGGAGCAAGATCCGCCCGGATGCACCCCCGGTGGCCATCGCCCAGCGCATGCAGCTGCTGGCGCAACCCCTGGCGGGGCGGTAG